From one Caminicella sporogenes DSM 14501 genomic stretch:
- a CDS encoding ABC transporter permease, giving the protein MQRLVTIIKKEFIHIKRDKASLVIAVAMPLIFILIFGYAVNTDVEHISIAVFDNDKTFESREFIDKFSASNYFDIKIYTNSINEIEKLINEGKVKGALIIPPNFARKLYRNESSEVQLIIDGSDPTIARTALQSGLLISKMYSLKMQMKSLIQKGINPDAISSVDMRTRVWFNPNLESSKFTIPALIGLIMQNITVMLTAFTLVREKEKGTIEQLIVTPIKPMELIIGKMIPYILIGSVDFFIALFFGTYWFNVSVQGNIFLLIVLGLGFVVCALAIGMLISSVSKNQLQAMQMSLLFILPSVLLSGFIFPREAMPFLIRYGGSIIPLTYFINILRGIILKGVGINYLWKDVFILFIFSVSLLTIAAIKFKKKLD; this is encoded by the coding sequence ATGCAAAGACTTGTTACTATAATAAAAAAAGAGTTTATACATATAAAAAGAGATAAAGCTAGTTTAGTAATAGCTGTAGCAATGCCTTTAATTTTTATATTAATATTTGGTTATGCAGTAAATACTGATGTTGAGCATATAAGTATTGCTGTTTTTGATAATGATAAAACTTTTGAAAGTAGAGAGTTTATAGATAAATTTTCTGCTTCAAATTATTTTGATATAAAAATATATACAAATAGCATAAATGAAATAGAAAAATTGATAAATGAAGGGAAAGTGAAGGGAGCACTTATAATACCGCCAAATTTTGCTAGAAAATTATATAGGAATGAAAGTAGTGAAGTTCAACTTATAATTGATGGTTCTGACCCTACTATTGCTAGAACTGCACTACAAAGTGGATTGCTTATTTCAAAAATGTATTCTTTAAAAATGCAGATGAAAAGTTTAATACAAAAGGGAATTAATCCTGATGCAATAAGTTCAGTTGATATGAGAACTAGAGTATGGTTTAATCCAAATCTTGAAAGCAGTAAATTTACAATACCTGCTCTTATTGGGCTTATAATGCAAAATATTACAGTCATGCTAACAGCTTTTACTCTTGTTAGAGAAAAAGAAAAAGGAACTATAGAACAATTAATAGTTACACCGATAAAACCTATGGAATTAATAATAGGTAAAATGATTCCTTATATTTTAATTGGTTCAGTAGATTTTTTTATCGCATTATTTTTTGGAACTTATTGGTTTAATGTATCAGTACAGGGAAATATTTTTTTATTAATTGTACTGGGATTAGGTTTTGTGGTGTGTGCACTAGCAATAGGAATGTTAATATCAAGTGTTTCTAAAAATCAGCTACAAGCTATGCAGATGAGTTTATTGTTTATTTTACCAAGTGTATTATTGTCTGGGTTTATATTTCCTAGAGAAGCAATGCCTTTTCTAATAAGATATGGAGGAAGTATTATACCATTAACATATTTTATAAATATATTAAGAGGTATAATTTTAAAGGGAGTAGGTATAAATTATTTATGGAAAGATGTATTTATATTGTTCATTTTTAGTGTAAGCTTATTGACAATTGCTGCAATAAAATTTAAAAAGAAATTAGATTGA
- the ychF gene encoding redox-regulated ATPase YchF codes for MKLGIVGLPNVGKSTLFNAITKAGAQSANYPFCTIEPNVGVVAVPDHRLEVLEKMYNSEKVVPTSIEFYDIAGLVKGASKGEGLGNKFLSHIREVAAIIHVVRCFDDSNVVHVEGSVNPIRDIETINLELIFSDLELLQRRIEKTQKLLKGDKSLQSELDILNTIKSTLENGKSARILKFSDEEEKFVKSLNLLSYKPIIYVANVSEDDLIENGGNNEYVEKVKEFARTENAEVVVISAKIESEIAELEEDEKKNFLQELGIKETGLEKLIKASYSLLGLISFLTAGPKEVRAWTIKKGTKAPQAAGKIHSDMERGFIRAEVIDYEELVKAGNMTTAKEKGLVRLEGKDYIVKDGDVILFRFNV; via the coding sequence ATGAAATTAGGAATTGTCGGTTTGCCAAATGTAGGTAAAAGTACACTATTTAATGCCATTACAAAAGCCGGTGCTCAATCTGCAAATTATCCTTTTTGTACTATAGAACCAAATGTAGGTGTAGTAGCAGTTCCCGACCATAGATTAGAAGTATTAGAAAAAATGTATAACTCTGAAAAAGTAGTTCCTACTTCTATTGAATTTTATGATATTGCAGGTCTTGTTAAAGGAGCAAGTAAAGGTGAAGGTCTTGGTAATAAATTTTTATCTCATATAAGAGAAGTTGCAGCTATAATACATGTAGTAAGATGTTTTGACGACAGCAATGTAGTTCATGTCGAAGGCAGTGTTAACCCAATTAGAGATATTGAAACTATTAACCTTGAGCTCATATTCTCAGACTTAGAACTTCTGCAAAGACGTATAGAAAAAACTCAAAAGCTTTTAAAAGGAGATAAATCCTTACAAAGTGAATTAGATATTTTAAATACTATCAAATCGACTTTAGAAAATGGAAAATCTGCTCGTATCTTAAAATTTTCTGATGAAGAAGAAAAATTCGTTAAGAGTTTAAACCTACTTTCTTATAAACCTATAATCTATGTTGCAAATGTTTCCGAAGATGACCTTATCGAAAATGGCGGCAATAATGAGTATGTCGAAAAAGTTAAAGAATTTGCAAGAACTGAAAATGCTGAAGTTGTTGTTATCTCTGCAAAAATAGAATCAGAAATTGCTGAATTAGAAGAAGATGAAAAGAAAAACTTTTTACAAGAATTAGGTATAAAAGAAACCGGTTTAGAAAAGTTAATAAAAGCTAGTTACTCTCTACTTGGTCTTATCAGTTTTTTAACTGCTGGTCCTAAAGAAGTAAGAGCTTGGACTATCAAAAAAGGTACTAAAGCACCTCAAGCTGCTGGAAAAATACACTCAGATATGGAAAGAGGATTTATTAGAGCTGAAGTAATAGATTATGAAGAACTTGTAAAAGCAGGTAATATGACTACTGCTAAAGAAAAGGGATTAGTAAGACTCGAAGGAAAAGATTATATAGTTAAAGATGGAGATGTTATTTTATTCAGATTTAATGTATAA
- a CDS encoding ferrochelatase, producing MNFYNKFLLLLKSLILGILLVCFLIFNGIFEKMTIVIIVLIIVNIIKTFKLNIQYIIRLILGLIVGYVIFSIIIYFHVVKYNEYFLNIGNEFLNEKNCGVLIVSDGEASIFDSYLILKCCYKESNFLELIVAPFKVFKYKLAYEKLGKSDYINLIENLKEKLQNRLGEGYDIYISYLNVKPYFEKEICRLSEKYDKLIVVPLYLTENKELKEIKEVLKNYSDDSIFIKIIPSFWESEKLNRQIAKKILSNIGEDEKKLVGIVIVNSDKYSNKNQIIIFINKLIKNLKKEGFDSNKIVYTDLNKDIDLLLQAISNIREKGISEIIVVSISDITDKILVQSNVKQLIKKISKREGIRIIYLNGWGIGENLLNELEYKIRLLNLQD from the coding sequence ATGAATTTTTACAATAAATTTTTACTTTTATTAAAAAGTTTAATTTTAGGTATTTTATTAGTATGTTTCTTAATATTTAATGGAATTTTTGAAAAGATGACAATTGTAATAATAGTACTTATCATAGTTAATATTATAAAAACGTTTAAATTAAATATACAGTATATAATAAGATTAATATTAGGTTTAATAGTAGGTTATGTCATTTTTAGTATAATAATTTATTTTCATGTAGTAAAGTATAATGAATATTTTTTGAATATAGGAAACGAGTTTTTAAATGAAAAGAATTGTGGGGTTTTAATTGTTTCTGATGGAGAAGCATCGATATTTGATTCTTATTTAATATTAAAGTGCTGTTATAAAGAATCTAATTTTTTAGAACTAATAGTTGCACCTTTTAAAGTATTTAAATATAAGCTGGCATATGAAAAATTAGGGAAAAGTGATTATATTAATTTAATAGAAAATTTAAAAGAAAAACTGCAAAATCGTTTAGGAGAAGGGTATGATATATATATATCTTATTTAAATGTAAAACCTTATTTTGAAAAAGAAATATGTAGGTTAAGTGAAAAATATGATAAATTAATAGTAGTTCCACTATATTTAACTGAGAATAAAGAATTAAAAGAAATCAAGGAAGTTTTAAAAAATTATTCTGATGATAGTATTTTTATTAAAATTATACCTTCATTTTGGGAAAGTGAAAAATTAAATAGGCAGATTGCAAAAAAAATTTTATCAAATATAGGAGAAGATGAAAAAAAACTTGTTGGTATCGTAATAGTTAACAGTGATAAATATTCCAATAAAAATCAGATAATTATTTTTATAAATAAGCTGATTAAAAATTTAAAAAAAGAAGGATTTGATAGTAATAAAATTGTCTATACGGATTTAAATAAAGATATAGATTTATTATTACAAGCTATTAGTAATATTAGAGAAAAAGGAATAAGTGAAATTATTGTTGTTAGTATATCAGATATTACTGACAAAATTTTAGTACAAAGTAATGTGAAGCAATTAATTAAAAAAATATCGAAGCGTGAAGGAATAAGGATAATTTATCTGAATGGCTGGGGAATAGGAGAAAATTTGTTAAATGAATTAGAGTATAAAATTAGATTATTGAATTTGCAAGATTAA
- the yfmF gene encoding EF-P 5-aminopentanol modification-associated protein YfmF, producing the protein MLKRLNSIEIAKSVRLHTIKSDKFKTYLIGIYMQRPLSNEEAAKNALLSQILTKATKTYPNFLDLNKKLENLYGTIVNSDIAKKGEKQIIQFKMQISDVNHICDKNIVNECLKIFNEIINEPAVENGSFIEKYFRQEKENLKEKIKSRINDKRKYAVDRCIEEMCKDEPFSIYEYGNLDELEKIDNDTLFSHYQNVLETSPIDIFFIGDIDEETSRKLISENFDFKRGDIIDIPRENIKKETYVKEVEDNLNVNQGKLTIGYRTNIPYESELYESSILFSSILGGGPNSKLFQNVREKKSLCYYIYSKIDKFKSIMLISSGIEFDNFDKTKKLIIDEVKKLQDGKFTEDDIEIAKKSIITSIKSLSDSPNMLIDFYFSQTLSGVSEDLDGIIAKIQRVKKDSIIEAGKKFKLDTIYFLNKNREERK; encoded by the coding sequence TTGTTAAAAAGGTTAAATTCTATAGAGATTGCTAAATCAGTTAGATTGCATACTATTAAATCTGATAAATTTAAAACATATTTGATAGGAATATATATGCAAAGACCGCTTTCTAATGAAGAAGCTGCAAAAAATGCTTTGTTATCACAAATACTCACAAAGGCAACAAAAACATATCCCAATTTTTTAGACTTGAATAAAAAACTAGAAAATTTATATGGTACTATAGTTAACAGTGATATTGCTAAAAAAGGTGAAAAACAGATTATTCAATTTAAAATGCAAATTTCAGATGTAAACCATATATGCGATAAAAATATTGTAAATGAGTGCTTAAAAATATTTAATGAAATTATAAATGAACCCGCAGTAGAAAATGGCAGTTTTATTGAAAAATATTTTAGGCAAGAAAAAGAAAATCTTAAGGAAAAAATAAAGAGTAGAATTAACGATAAGAGGAAATATGCTGTTGACAGATGTATTGAAGAAATGTGCAAAGATGAACCTTTTAGCATTTATGAATATGGAAATTTAGATGAGTTAGAAAAAATTGACAATGACACATTGTTCAGCCACTATCAAAATGTATTAGAAACTTCTCCAATAGATATATTTTTTATAGGAGATATAGATGAAGAAACATCTAGAAAATTAATATCTGAGAATTTTGATTTCAAAAGAGGAGATATAATAGATATTCCAAGAGAAAATATTAAGAAGGAAACTTATGTAAAAGAAGTAGAAGATAATCTAAATGTAAATCAAGGAAAATTAACTATTGGTTATAGGACAAATATTCCTTATGAAAGTGAATTATATGAAAGTTCGATACTTTTTTCTAGTATACTTGGAGGAGGACCTAATTCAAAGCTTTTTCAAAATGTAAGAGAAAAAAAGAGTTTATGCTATTATATATATTCTAAAATAGATAAATTTAAATCTATTATGCTTATAAGTAGTGGAATAGAATTTGATAATTTTGATAAGACAAAAAAATTAATTATAGATGAAGTTAAAAAGCTTCAAGATGGAAAATTTACTGAAGATGACATTGAAATAGCTAAAAAATCTATTATTACTTCTATAAAATCATTATCAGATAGTCCAAATATGCTTATAGATTTTTATTTTTCACAAACTTTAAGTGGTGTTAGTGAAGATTTAGATGGTATAATTGCAAAAATACAAAGAGTAAAAAAAGACTCAATTATTGAGGCAGGAAAAAAATTCAAATTAGATACAATTTATTTCCTAAATAAAAATAGGGAGGAAAGAAAATGA
- the yfmH gene encoding EF-P 5-aminopentanol modification-associated protein YfmH: MIFKEIHSSMLNEKMYKIKLDNGLDIFIIPKKNFTKKYAIFGTRYGSIDNKFKLPGENAAIEMPEGIAHFLEHKLFESEEGGVFNRFSKLGSNVNAYTNFNSTCYLFSCTDKFYENLSILVDFVQSPYLTDENVEKEKGIIEQEIRMYEDNPNWKVFFNALKGLYKEHPVRVDIAGTVESIYKITKEDLYKCYNTFYVPNNMMICIVGDVDKDETISTIEKNLKESFKKLEGNVERILPKEDENINMKKIEENLSVSMPLFNIAFKDNNIGLKNKELLEKDIQTKIILDMLFGKSSNLYKKLYDDGLINENFENEYTFDITYGHSMIGGESKEPKKVYDMICSEIDKIKKEGLNSKDFERVKKKMIGQHIMYYNSVEFIANMFTSYYFKGINLFDYIDVLNKMNIEEVSSRFEKHFDIEKSVISIINPN; this comes from the coding sequence ATGATTTTTAAAGAAATACATAGTTCAATGCTAAATGAAAAAATGTATAAAATAAAACTTGATAACGGTTTAGATATATTTATAATACCTAAAAAAAATTTTACTAAAAAGTATGCAATATTTGGAACTAGATACGGTTCTATTGATAATAAATTTAAGTTGCCGGGTGAAAATGCAGCTATAGAGATGCCAGAAGGAATAGCTCATTTTTTGGAACATAAACTGTTTGAAAGCGAAGAAGGCGGTGTGTTTAATAGATTTTCTAAACTTGGTTCAAATGTAAATGCATATACAAATTTTAATTCTACATGCTATTTGTTTTCATGTACAGATAAATTCTATGAGAATTTAAGTATTTTAGTTGACTTTGTACAATCTCCATATTTAACTGATGAAAATGTTGAAAAAGAAAAAGGGATTATAGAACAGGAAATACGAATGTATGAAGATAATCCAAATTGGAAAGTATTTTTTAATGCATTAAAGGGTTTATATAAAGAACATCCGGTAAGAGTAGATATTGCTGGAACAGTTGAAAGCATATATAAAATAACAAAAGAAGATTTATATAAATGCTATAATACTTTTTATGTTCCAAACAATATGATGATTTGTATAGTTGGAGATGTAGACAAAGATGAAACCATTTCTACTATTGAAAAAAATTTGAAAGAAAGTTTTAAAAAACTAGAGGGAAATGTAGAAAGAATTCTGCCAAAAGAAGATGAAAATATTAATATGAAAAAAATAGAAGAAAATCTTTCTGTATCTATGCCTTTATTTAATATAGCTTTTAAAGATAATAATATTGGTTTAAAAAATAAAGAGCTACTTGAAAAAGATATACAAACAAAAATCATATTAGATATGCTCTTTGGAAAGAGTTCAAATTTATATAAAAAGCTGTATGATGACGGTCTTATAAATGAAAATTTTGAAAATGAATATACTTTTGATATAACTTATGGACATTCAATGATAGGTGGAGAATCCAAAGAACCTAAAAAAGTTTATGATATGATTTGCAGTGAAATAGACAAAATAAAAAAAGAAGGGTTAAATTCTAAAGATTTTGAGAGAGTTAAGAAAAAAATGATAGGTCAGCATATAATGTATTACAATTCAGTTGAATTTATTGCAAACATGTTTACTTCCTATTACTTTAAAGGTATAAATCTGTTTGATTATATTGATGTATTAAATAAAATGAATATTGAAGAAGTATCTAGTCGTTTTGAAAAACACTTTGATATTGAAAAAAGTGTTATATCAATTATAAATCCTAATTAA
- the lgt gene encoding prolipoprotein diacylglyceryl transferase: MNPVAFKIFGISVRWYGILISFGMLLGTLLAVRESRRVNIDENKLIDLILVVIPCAIIGARLYYVIFNWSYYNGDIMKIINIREGGLAIHGGVIAGFISGYLFTKYNKLSFWKIADIIAPSLILGQSIGRWGNFINKEAYGRPTNLPWAITVDGVKVHPTFLYESLWDFAIFIFLMKYRKNKKFDGEVFYFYIILYSIGRFFIEGLRIDSLMLGPFRVAQLLSLALIVIFTYLLIKRRKKENL; this comes from the coding sequence TTGAATCCGGTAGCATTTAAAATATTTGGTATTTCTGTGAGATGGTATGGCATTTTGATTTCTTTTGGAATGCTCTTAGGAACTCTTTTGGCTGTAAGAGAATCCAGAAGAGTAAATATTGATGAAAATAAATTGATTGATTTGATTTTAGTTGTAATTCCATGTGCTATAATTGGTGCAAGGCTTTATTATGTAATTTTTAATTGGAGTTATTATAATGGAGATATAATGAAGATTATAAATATAAGAGAAGGCGGTTTAGCTATACATGGAGGGGTAATAGCTGGATTTATATCGGGATATTTATTTACTAAGTATAATAAACTCAGCTTTTGGAAAATAGCAGATATAATTGCTCCAAGTTTAATATTAGGACAATCGATAGGGAGATGGGGTAATTTTATTAACAAAGAAGCTTATGGTAGACCTACAAATTTACCGTGGGCTATAACAGTTGATGGTGTAAAGGTGCATCCAACATTTTTATATGAATCACTTTGGGATTTTGCTATATTCATATTTTTAATGAAATATAGAAAAAATAAAAAATTTGATGGGGAAGTTTTTTATTTTTATATTATATTATATTCGATAGGAAGATTTTTTATTGAGGGTTTAAGAATTGATAGTCTAATGCTTGGACCGTTTAGAGTTGCTCAGCTTTTGAGCCTAGCTCTTATAGTTATATTTACATATTTATTAATTAAAAGGCGTAAAAAAGAAAATTTGTAA
- the mraZ gene encoding division/cell wall cluster transcriptional repressor MraZ, whose product MFIGEYIHTIDNKGRINIPSKFREKLSERFFITKGLDNCLFVFPESEWNIFEEKLKRLPLTNRNARAFVRLFFSGATQCSIDKQGRVTIPQNLREYGKLEKEIAIIGVSTRIEIWSKDIWDDYNNSANISYDEIAEKMAELGI is encoded by the coding sequence ATGTTTATAGGAGAGTATATACATACTATTGATAATAAAGGTCGGATAAATATTCCATCTAAATTTAGAGAAAAATTGAGTGAAAGATTTTTTATAACAAAAGGTCTTGATAATTGTCTTTTTGTATTTCCAGAAAGTGAATGGAATATATTTGAAGAGAAATTAAAGAGATTACCTCTAACAAACAGAAATGCAAGGGCATTTGTTAGGCTATTTTTTTCTGGAGCAACGCAGTGTAGTATAGATAAACAGGGAAGAGTTACTATTCCGCAAAATCTTCGTGAATACGGCAAACTGGAAAAGGAAATAGCTATTATAGGTGTATCTACTAGAATAGAAATTTGGAGTAAAGATATTTGGGATGATTATAATAATTCTGCGAATATTAGTTATGATGAAATAGCTGAAAAAATGGCTGAATTAGGAATATAG
- the rsmH gene encoding 16S rRNA (cytosine(1402)-N(4))-methyltransferase RsmH, translated as MDFKHITVLLKETIENLNIKPDGIYVDGTLGGGGHSELICSHLNNEGLLIAIDQDEDAITASRLKLKRFESNIKFVHDNFSNIKNILNSLGIDKINGIVLDLGVSSYQLDKGDRGFSYMHDAKLDMRMDKSKNFTAEDVVNTYSEEKLENIIRLYGEEKWASRIANFIVRERKKKKIERTGELVEIIKSAIPAKARRSGPHPAKRTFQAIRIEVNNELNILEDTIKDVVEFLEVGGRICIITFHSLEDRIIKNTFKKLSRGCICPPDFPICTCNNKSKLKIITKKPIFPSEREIELNPRSRSAKLRVAERI; from the coding sequence ATGGATTTTAAGCATATTACAGTTTTACTTAAAGAAACGATTGAAAATTTAAATATAAAACCAGATGGCATATATGTTGATGGAACACTTGGAGGTGGAGGTCATTCTGAATTGATTTGTTCACATTTAAACAATGAAGGACTGCTTATAGCAATAGATCAAGATGAAGATGCAATAACTGCTTCAAGACTCAAATTAAAAAGATTTGAATCTAATATAAAATTTGTTCATGATAATTTTTCTAATATAAAGAATATATTAAATAGTTTAGGAATTGATAAAATAAATGGAATAGTTCTTGATTTGGGAGTATCGTCATATCAACTAGATAAAGGCGATAGAGGTTTTTCTTATATGCATGATGCAAAGCTTGATATGAGAATGGATAAGAGTAAAAACTTTACTGCTGAAGATGTTGTAAATACGTATTCAGAAGAAAAGCTTGAAAATATTATAAGATTGTATGGAGAAGAAAAGTGGGCATCGAGAATAGCAAACTTTATAGTACGAGAGAGAAAAAAGAAAAAAATAGAAAGAACAGGAGAGTTAGTTGAGATAATAAAAAGTGCAATACCAGCTAAGGCAAGAAGAAGTGGACCTCATCCTGCAAAGCGTACTTTTCAGGCAATACGTATTGAAGTCAATAATGAATTAAATATATTAGAAGATACGATAAAAGATGTAGTAGAGTTTTTAGAAGTTGGTGGAAGAATTTGTATAATAACTTTTCATTCTCTTGAAGATAGAATAATAAAGAATACTTTTAAAAAGCTTAGTAGAGGATGTATCTGTCCGCCAGATTTTCCAATTTGTACGTGTAATAATAAGAGTAAACTGAAAATTATTACAAAGAAGCCTATATTTCCATCGGAAAGAGAAATAGAATTAAATCCTCGTTCAAGAAGTGCAAAATTGAGAGTTGCTGAAAGGATTTAG
- a CDS encoding stage V sporulation protein D encodes MANPSITNKKRLVLALFFVCFVFTFLILRLGWIQIVNSEKYRIYAVRQQTRDVPIPAKRGTIYDRNGKELATSITTYTVWATPSEIKSDEVTAKSLSDILGIEKDEIYKKISNKKSGLVKIAKWIDKEKADKIRKEKLRGIRIAEDNKRYYPYGNFASYILGHTTDDNRGLVGVELQYDKVLSGLPGRWIKNTDAAGRQLPYGIEKYYKPENGLNLVLTIDEVIQHFAEKAVENALATTKSKRVMAIVMEPKTGDILAMAVKPDYDPNNPRVPLDKAEKERYKTLSINEKQKLWNKMWRNPIVSDTYEPGSTFKLITSAAGLEEGVVEPNSPFYSPGYAIVAGHKIKCWRYYRPHGHETFTEAVQNSCNPVFIEVAQRLGLDKFYKYLNAFGFTEKTGIDLPGESNAIVRNKKNIGPVELATMSFGHGISVTPIQLITAISAVANDGKLMQPRIVKELTDDAGNVIHRYEPRFVRQVLSEKTARELRMIMEKVVTDGSGKKAYVPGFRVGGKTGTAEKIINGRYSKGSVYSSFVAIAPVNDPKITVLVICDEPQGIHFGSLTAAPVAGEIIRDTLRYLEVEPQYNEEEKAKFERKDVVVPEVRSLTLSEASKILSKNNLDFGTEPISAKEPNMIVVDQFPNPGAKVPEKSMVILYLKKRE; translated from the coding sequence TTGGCTAATCCAAGCATTACAAATAAAAAAAGGCTTGTTCTTGCATTGTTTTTTGTATGTTTTGTATTTACATTTTTAATTCTTAGATTGGGTTGGATACAAATTGTAAATAGTGAAAAGTATAGGATTTATGCAGTTAGACAGCAAACTAGAGATGTTCCAATACCAGCAAAACGTGGAACAATTTACGATAGAAATGGAAAAGAATTAGCTACAAGTATTACTACATATACAGTATGGGCTACACCTTCAGAAATTAAATCTGATGAAGTTACGGCAAAGAGTTTATCTGATATTTTGGGAATTGAAAAAGATGAAATTTATAAAAAAATAAGTAATAAAAAATCTGGACTTGTTAAAATAGCTAAATGGATAGATAAAGAAAAAGCAGATAAGATTAGAAAAGAAAAATTAAGAGGAATTAGAATAGCAGAAGATAATAAAAGATATTATCCTTATGGAAATTTTGCTTCTTACATATTAGGGCATACAACAGATGATAATAGAGGGTTAGTAGGTGTAGAACTTCAATATGATAAAGTTTTAAGTGGACTGCCGGGAAGATGGATTAAAAATACAGATGCTGCCGGCAGACAGCTTCCATATGGAATAGAAAAATACTACAAACCTGAAAACGGATTAAATTTAGTGCTTACAATAGATGAAGTAATTCAGCATTTTGCGGAAAAAGCAGTTGAAAATGCTTTAGCTACTACAAAATCTAAAAGAGTAATGGCTATCGTTATGGAACCTAAGACAGGGGATATTTTAGCTATGGCTGTTAAGCCAGATTATGACCCTAATAATCCAAGAGTTCCATTAGATAAGGCAGAAAAGGAAAGATATAAAACTTTAAGTATAAATGAAAAACAGAAATTATGGAATAAAATGTGGAGAAATCCTATAGTGAGCGATACATATGAACCGGGTTCAACTTTTAAACTAATTACATCAGCAGCAGGTTTAGAAGAAGGAGTAGTTGAACCAAATTCACCTTTTTATTCACCGGGGTATGCAATTGTAGCTGGGCATAAAATTAAATGCTGGAGATATTATAGACCACATGGACATGAAACGTTCACTGAAGCTGTACAAAATTCATGTAACCCTGTTTTTATTGAGGTAGCTCAGAGATTGGGACTTGATAAATTTTACAAATACCTTAACGCTTTTGGATTTACTGAAAAAACAGGTATTGATTTACCGGGAGAAAGTAATGCTATAGTTAGAAATAAGAAAAATATAGGACCAGTTGAACTTGCTACAATGTCATTTGGACATGGTATATCAGTAACTCCTATACAGCTTATAACTGCTATTTCTGCAGTAGCTAACGATGGTAAACTGATGCAGCCAAGAATAGTAAAAGAATTGACAGATGATGCAGGAAATGTAATACACAGATATGAACCTAGATTTGTAAGACAGGTTTTATCTGAAAAAACTGCAAGAGAATTGAGAATGATTATGGAAAAAGTAGTTACTGACGGTTCTGGAAAAAAGGCATATGTTCCTGGTTTTAGAGTTGGAGGAAAAACTGGAACAGCTGAAAAAATTATAAATGGCAGATATTCAAAGGGAAGTGTTTATTCATCATTTGTTGCAATTGCCCCTGTAAATGACCCTAAAATAACGGTGCTGGTTATTTGTGATGAACCTCAGGGAATTCATTTTGGTAGTTTAACAGCAGCACCCGTAGCAGGTGAAATAATCAGAGATACTTTAAGATATTTAGAAGTAGAGCCTCAATATAATGAAGAAGAAAAAGCTAAATTTGAAAGAAAAGATGTTGTTGTACCTGAAGTGAGAAGTTTAACGCTATCTGAAGCTTCAAAAATACTGTCAAAAAATAATTTGGATTTTGGTACAGAACCAATAAGTGCTAAAGAACCAAATATGATAGTTGTAGATCAGTTTCCTAATCCGGGTGCAAAAGTACCTGAAAAATCTATGGTAATATTATATTTAAAAAAGAGAGAATAA